The genomic segment acacacacacacgtgtgtgttctgagcgtgtgtgtgtgtgtgtgtgtgtgtgtgtgtgtgtgtgtgtgtgtgtgtgtgtgtaaacatccAATGCATCACATGCTTTTGCATGTGATTCCATGCATTATCAGCCAGGTGAGCAGACTCAAATTGTTGTCCAATCAGGATCTGGACGCATCGGACCAAAGACCCAGCAGGTTGCAGTATAAACCTGTTTATATTGCACTATTAAGTCTAGTAATTCATTAATATTCTCACGACGTCACACAAGTCACAACATAAATTCATGTTCAAAACCATGTGATGCCAATGACCTGTGTTTTATTGTGATGTTTTATATTAATAAAAGGGGTACTGTCACATTCTATAAAGCTCTTACCGACTGCAGTATTACAATGTCCAATAAGTcattagctgtgttcgaaatcgttccctatccactcactcactattccctatatagtgttcatgatatagtgcactatttagggaacgaagaaacgagaattcggacactacgcttaAGATtcctaaacgtcatttgcgtcagtaaatgcgccgggtatttgtgtgacgcagacagatgcgccaacatcatgtaaacaaaccgggcactcacgacgaaagctggaggttgtattgatgttgaatgttacatttccttgtttaattaattttgaatgttaaatattctatgttaaatcccaaataaattgttgacatttctaaacgaaagccagagactccatcattaaatgtattcgttttcacggttattcagcttcttcttctcctccgggaaaacacgaccgcattgcattgtggtatacgggagtaacatgtagggtacatcgtatgtaccctatttNNNNNNNNNNNNNAGCGTGCTTTTGAATGATGAAGACCAGGTTCAGGCCATCTTCCTGCAAAGCGCTGGAGGTGCACCACACCTTCGTACCTCACGTAAGTAATCACTCAACAGGATTTTTAGAATACTAAGagtaaatcaaaaaaacatttattattttctcaggaggtatatatcattttttcatttcttttctttACCATTTCAGGTCATAACAGCATGTGCCATCCTCCACAACATCTGCCTTGGGGCCGATGACATCATGGCCCCAGAGGAGGATGAGCCTGAGGACGAtgtagaggaggatgagggggcgATGGTTTGGAGGCAGTCAGTGGTGCTCCCTGGCGGGACCAGCTGTCTGCAGAGGTGTCtgccctggaggaggccccccctGACCACCAATATATACAGGCAAGTAATATAATTGAAAAgctatttctatttatttaaaatgttttgtagAATAGTTTTACCCGTTCAAATAATTTGTGGCAAGATTTCTTTTGTCAAAATAAGGTTGTGTAGTATTTAGTATGCACTCTTATTCTTGCCCTTTTCCAAATATATTTTAGTGACATGGCAGCCGTCGATTGAGTCAGCCCTGCAAACCCCTTCGGTGCGGTGGACAGTGGAGAGGCATATCCAGCACACTCTGGAGACCACCCCTGGATGTCCCACTGACAGGAGAGACACCAGAGTCTTTAATGTGGCAGCCCATCCGggtccagcagcaccaccaggggctccctgctctgctgaatcgttatgtttttgtatatagtagttttccaagtatatagtatatataagtttatatagtagttttataataattgttgtaaatagtcacatgaatgttttgttgtaaatagttttattgttttatacatgttttataagttttatacaaataaattagttaataataaatatttaataaaaaagttagttaataaatagttaaataataaatagtaaaataagttaaataatattaataaacaatgtTAACAGAACTGAAATTATTTGTCAGCAATACGCtccaaaattgaaaaaaaacggtccattctctccctgctctcctgggctcttctctcctctgcctccctgttcagcctcatgtcctctttaATCAATTCGAACATTtcgccctctctgtccctctttctggactTCCTCCTggacctgctctcctcctcatccttctcctccacctccaaatCCACCACTGCcgtacttggccctggtgtgtcctcagggatggaggcaattaggacaggggggttggtggaatgcctctgtcccaatacctcatccatgaggacaaaccagggccaagtggcagcagtgggtttcccacctaccccctctcctgaccctggatacttgcaatcctaaggcagaggaaatcaatcatggcagttaacaacaacagcagtatcaaaacaaagttcagcaaaagtgtttattaacttgcatggttaaaacaaataatgtatatttaaaatgacctgtacatactttatatattttttttaaattatcccattttttctttgcctgcagGGGAGTCACATTCCCCTGCAGGCCTATTTTCTCCAGAATTGTCCTAAACACAGAGAGAttattaatcagagaaaacaagagacacatttatcaatcatgttaatagcccatgttaacaataggccatttataatacatacatttgaccatcttgtaaaggttacatttaaattagccctcatcctatatgaagcccataataataagacaaccagtagaagtcaaaacaccctttttctttgtgtgtttttcgagtgctgtctagtactgatgcgagctgtgacttttttttgtctttctttaataacccaaaataggacATCGTAGTAAACGATTTCTGTGGATGTTGTATCTGTCCTGCTTTtcaatgagggctaatttaactaacctttacaagatggtcaaatgtagatatacaaatggcctataataatttttataaactaacttacgatataaataaacgattgtttccttacccccaagccacactCGCCGAATGTTTCACCCCGGTGAAGAGCTCGTCGTTCTCCCCCCTGAGTTTGATCAATTGAGCAGTATGCTCCTTGCTCCCTAAAgcaaaaccaaatgttagaattcGTTTTACTTTACACtaacaaacaaaagcagcttaaatagcaaaataaccaagttagctgtgtaatcaatcccaacgtctgtaacgttacggtctgaaaaccagggtccacaacctgtgttcgcgttggtccatttatctaacgttacagaatagcaaattatctatataatcgccCCAATTTCGGTAAATAAAACCATTTTGACCGCTTAAATTTAAAACTATAGGGCTTAACGGGTGTTCTTTGTTACCGTTACAGCTtcactaactgtaacgttaccttacttatattGCCTATTACTTTAATGAAATAAGTTTTAAGGATaacttatttgtgtttttaacgatacaaattagtattttaacatttgtatcgttaaatactcgagtgactggaaaccaaatacttacatttaaatgaaaaagtCAAATCCACATTCTCCgccattatttgttttattttttggattgaatgcgcaatgaatcttgggagggatacgttgggccgtgaaggatcttgggatacgttgggccgcgaaggatacagccgatgcatccttaaaatccgggaaaagaaggctgcattcgtaggccgcatttgaaggacccttggaattgggacagcacttggcgcgtcgctgtgacgcaatcggcgtcgacgcatccttcgaatgcagccttcgaaggatgcgtcccctgaattgggacacagcctgtatgtaccctattttaagtccactatatagtgccctatatagtggactatatagtgccctatatagtggactatatagtgccctatatagtggaccactgagaattcgaacaccctacaaaatggcgtgcaccctatttagtgcactacatccatgatagggaaagatttcgaacacagctattgtgtttacctcttcctccctctctctctatctctctccccctctgctctccctctctctctctcaccaaccTGGTGAGACTCCTTCCCGTTAGCTTATTATTAGCACGcatgggtgggaggggggatcAAAGAGGTGATACGTCGATGTCACCATCTGTACGacactccccccacacacacacacctgcacatccctccaccccatctctctctgttttataCAAACCccaaggatgtgtgtgtctgtgcatgtgtttgtgtgtttgtgcgtgtgtgtgtgtgtgtgtgtgactcttttttgtgcatgtgagtgtgtgtgtgtgtgtgagtgtctgtgtgtatgtgtgtgtgagcgtgtgtttgcggtgtgtgtgtgtgtgtgtgtgtgcgtctgtgtgtctgtctgtgtttgtgtgtgtgtgtgtgtgtgtgtatgtgtgagctgGGGGTTTAGGGGTGATTCAAGTCACAATAGATTCCTTCACACCTCTTACTACACCTCTAAAAGGCTGACACCGCACCtttggagccccccccccctcctccccccacctccaaccAGCCCCTGAAATCATGGCTGCTGCCAGCTCGGGGGGGCCCTGAGTCACGGGGGTCTAAAAGATGTGACGCACAACAAGTCGGCCATGGGGCTTTTATGGCTCCACTACTTCAGATTAtagccctcctctcctcctcctttatgACCTCCTTTATACCGCTCGTCATGCAGAGGACCGCCTGAATAGCAATGGACTGTTCTGTCTGACGGATCAGGCACCGCCATGCTACCACCACTCAGTGtcacctgtcctcctctcccacaggtgtgcgtgtgtgtgtgtgtgtgtgtgtgtgtgtgtgtgtgtgtgtgtgtgtgtgtgtgtgtgtgtgtgtgtgtgtgtgtgtgtctgcgtgtgtttgtgtgtgtttggatgtatatgtgtgtgtgtgggtgtgtgcgtctaaatgtgtgtgtgtgtttgtgtctgagtgtgtgtgtgtctgagtgtgtgtgtgtgggtgtgtgtgtgtgtgtgggtgtgtgtgtgtgtgtgtatgtgtgcgtctgagtgtgtgtgtgtgtgtgtgtgtgtgtgtgtgtgtgtgtgtgtgtgtctgagtgtgtgtgtgtgtctgagtgtgtgtgtgtgggtgtgtgtgtgtgtgggtgtgtgtgtgtgtgtgtatgtgtgcgtctgagtgtgtgtgtgtgtgtgtgcgtgtggatgcgtgtgtctaagtgcgtgcatgtttgtgtgtgtatgtgtgtgtgggtgcagccACATGAGTGGCATGATGACATCAAGAAGACATTGGGATATGGAAATCATTGGTTCACATTTCTCCATATTTCTCCCACCAGCGGGGTTGTATATTTGAGCAGCGCAAGTGTTTGCTAAAGCGGATGGAGTGCGATCGGTGTACCAAGGACAAGCGGAGAGGGAGGGTTCTGAGAAGCCCCTTCTTGTGTctctggaggagagacgccACAGGTCGCGGGCGGCACGAACAAAGGGAGGCTCTGATTGATTGGAGCTTGAGGGACGGACTGCTGGGGACTGGagggacccccctccccccctccccccctccccccctccctctcgccacAGAGCACTACTGCCTTTGTTTTCGGTAAACGGCTCGATCTTCTGTCAGTGCTTAGATTAGTTTTCTCTCTTACAAAAAAAATTGACAGCGGAGACGAATGGAAAAAATTAGTCGAAAAAGcgtcagtgaaaaaaaaacaaagacagaaaaacacaaccaTGCAAAAACATATTTGTATCCGTCTTTCAGTGGAATTCAGATGATTTGAATACATTGCAATGAGAAAGGATTTTTTTGGACAGCAAAGATCCCTTTGAATGCATAAGAAGTATCTGTGAGCGATATTATCATATTAATGGAGTAGGAGACGCCTCATTTCCTTATGATGGAAATAGAGATCCTGGGGTCATAAAGATTCTACAAGAAACAGAAATGGCAAATCATTCAGATCTTTTCCTATTTGCATCTTATTAATAAAATTCAGGAATTTATGCTTTTGTACTTGTGTTTCGGTAATAATGTCACATATTAATATAAACAACGGTTGTCTTCATATTTGACATGAATCATGTCAAATGACATGTCTGTCATGTAAAATCTACACCCAATTTTTATCAACAAATTTACAATGTGTATTGTGTAATATATGCGTAATGAACCTACAATTATTCATGATAATGACTTCAttcatagacagagagagagagagggagatagagagagagagaagcaaacaaacacacacacacgcacacacatacacacacacacacacacacacacacacacacacacacacacagacacacacacacacacacacacacacacacacacacagccacacacacacacacacacacacacacacacacacacacacacacacacacacacacaccacacacacacacacacaaacacacacacacacacacacacacacacacacacacacacacacacacacacacacacacacacacacacacacacacacacacagagggagagagagaaggagagacaaggagagagagagagagagagagagagagagagagagaaatctagTAATTGCAGTGTTCAGGGTGTGTTCCTCAGCAGCCTGTTAGGACATGAGGAGCCCTCTAGGTTTTAGAGGGTAAAGACATCGATCTGGCCCTGATGGCAGAGTCCCAACCTAATGATTTAGGATCTGTGTCCGAGGATCCATCATGCACTATGCTTTCTCTTCCTTATGAGCTCCGCCTCGTAAAACTCCCTGATAGTTCTTTGGTTTTCTAGAATATTCTTTTACTACTCTGCAGTCGCGTCCTCTCCATCTTCATCTACCAGGTGTTGTTTGGAGAGGGGGAGCCCCATTAAACCACTACACTGACGGTTTAATAAATAAGGTGTGAGGATGAATGCTGCTCTGATTTACCTTCACTTCTGTGGACGTGTGAGGAGAAATGACCTGCGTGGAGAACCAGAAGCGCTCCCGACGTTCCTCGGCCGGTCCGCTGGTTCTGATGACAGCAGCATCtcgtcctgctgctgctctggcccACGGCGGGGCTGGTGGTCCTGTTTAGGGAGCACTAGGTGATCCCAGGAGCGCTAGGTTGTCCCAGGAGTGCTAGGTGGTCCTGTTAAAGAGAGCTAGGTGGTCCTGGGcgtgcccgtaattccgacgcctcattatTCCGACGTTttaatgttccgaaatatttcccattagatcgacctGCCACTATGCTGACGGTTCTatgttacgaaaacggaacGCATTGGTCTGAAGTGCAGTTTTGCCGATTAGTCAAAAAAGAGACACATTAGGCCGACGGTCCTACATGCCGAAAATACACAATCCCTGGAAGTTTatagcctgtctctctctctctctctctctctctctctctctctctctctctctctctctctctctctctctctctctctctctctatctcccacacacacactaagcaccaaaatacaacctacTAGGCCTACACCTCACGTTCACAATGCATATTGGAGAGAAAATTGACAACGCTTCATTCCATTTTGACACAgtgtttcagcaccatggacagagagcagaGGTCTAATTGTCACCAagggcacacaaacactctctcttacacacacacacacacacacacacacacacacacacaaacacacacacacacacacacacacacgcacatgcacacacacacacacacacacacccacacacacacacacacacacacacacacacacacacacacacacacacacacacacacacacacacacagataacaattggatttgttttttactcaccgtttgacttctttacgaGGAAAGTATTAATCCTTGTGTACAGTGCGCCTCATAAATTCacctgctgagagagagagagagagagagagagagagagagagagagagagagagagagagagagagagagagagagagagagagagagagtgagtgagagagagagacaggctatAAACTTCCAGGGATTGTGTATTTTCGGCATGTAggaccgtcggcctaatgcgtcTCTTTTTTGACTAATCGGCAAAACGGCACTTCAGACCAATGCGTTCCGTTTTCGTACCATAGGACCGTCAGCATAGTGGCAGGTCGATCTagtgggaaatatttcggaacattgaaatGTCGTAataatgaggcgtcggaattacggcattgCACCAGGTGGTCCTGTTAGGTGGTCCTGGTAGGTGGTCCTGGTAGGTGGTCCTGGTAGGTGGTCCTGTTTAGGGAGCGTTAGGTGGTCCTGGTAGGTGGTCCTGGTAGGTGGTCCTGGTAGGTGGTCCTGGTAGGTGGTCCTGGTAGGTGGTCCTGGTAGGTGGTCCTGGTAGGTGGTCCTGTTTAGGGAGCGTTAGGTGGTCCTGGTAGGTGGTCCTGGTAGGTGGTCCTGGTAGGTGGTCCTGGTAGGTGGTCCTGGTAGGTGGTCCTGGTAGGTGGTCCTGTTTAGGGAGCGTTAGGTGGTCCTGGTAGGTGGTCCTGGTAGGTGGTCCTGGTAGGTGGTCCTGGTAGGTGGTCCTGGTTAGGGAACGCTAGGCCGTCCTGCTGCTCTGACCCCAGTGCAGGGCTGTTAGGGAGCGTTCCTGTTTGAAGTCCATGAGGACGAACGTGGCGGACACCAGGACACCCATGTTTCTACAATTTACAGCCTACAGCGATTAATGGAAGGCATCTCTTGTATTTTTGTGCAAAACAACGCAGGCCAATTAGATTGGCCTGAGGGTGACAAGACTAAAGAGTGTAATCCGATCGGGAACATCGAGCCACAACTAGGGGTCACGAGACATTGGAATTAGCTTCAGATGGAtgtgaaaatgtttttaaaatgttatgCTTGTTTATTACTCTGGTCCTAGCCTCTGGTCCTAGCCTCTGGTCCTAGCCTCTGGTCCTAGcctctggtcctctggtcctctggtcctctggtccTACCCTCTGGTCCTAGCCTCTGGTCCTAGCCTCCTAGCCTCTGGTCCTAGCCTCCTAGCCTCTGGTCCTAGCCTCTGGTCCTAGCCTCCTAGCCTCTGGTCCTAGCCTCTGGTCCTAGCCTCCTAGCCTCTGGTCTTAGCCTCTGGTCCTAGCCTCCTAGCCTCTGGCCCTAGCCTCTGGTCCTATAGCCTCCTAGCATCTGGTCCTAGCCTCCTAGCCTCTGGTCTTAGCCTCTGGTCCTAGCCTCCTAGCCTCTGGTCCTAGCCTCTGGTCCTAGCCTCCTAGCCTCTGGTCCTAGCCTCCTAGCCTCTGGTCCTAGCCTCTGGTCTTCTGGTCCTAGcctctggtcctctggtcctagcctctggtcctctggtccTAGCCTCTGGTGCTAACCTCTGGTCCTCTGGTGCTAGCCTCTGGTGCTAGcctctggtcctctggtccTAGCCTCTAGTGCTAGCCTCTGGTCCTCTGGTGCTAGCCTCTGGTCCTCTGGTGCTAGCCTCTGGTCCTAGCCTCTATAGCCAGGCCTAGCAGCACCTTTGTTATTTTGAGTCTTAACAAATCAGATTGTATCACTTAATCTATTTTATGAACAACGTTATCCAAAACCCATATCCTGTTTGCATAAACTAAGCGAGTTTATAAACCAGCTTTAGTGAAAATAACTGTAATAAGTGGCTTCGTACATCCATCATCCCATCAGTGTCGAGGGAAATTAATGACCTATTTGAATATCACACGTAAGATCtgttacttacttacttacttgtAATAATCTGTCAGTTGCATATTGTGTCACTCAATGTGGGCTACACAAAATATGCATCTACCGGGAGGCCCCCAGGTCGACATGGTTTTATTATGTGTTATAAACGACAGTTATACCAAAGCTGGTGTCCCCAAAACGCTAGACCCCTAAAGTCTGAGACACGCTGAGGTCTGAGTGAACGATTCGCCACCCTCTTCCTATTCAACCAACCAATCCCGTTGCTGGAGGCGGGTATTTGTAGCAGCGTAATTGATTGTTCATGGTGAACCCAAACTCTGCTAGCATAGTAAACGGTTAATAAGTGCCTGTCAAGGTTCAAATCAATACTGTGTAGACCGGACTCTGCAGAAACTCCTCCTGAAAGCTTCATCCGCTCCGCATGGCAATGTGTTTAGAGGCGGGTACAGAGGTCTCAGGTCCCCCGGTCTCCCCAGAGCCCTGCTAGTACCAATAGGACCCCAGATCAGACCGTCCTGCGTGGCCCGGTGAGAGGTCCTGGCTCAGCCTCTCCATTGGATGACGTCGGGTGTCTGAGGCAGCAGGGCCTTTGCACCGAGGAGTCATCGCAGGACATCCACAGCCTACCGTCTACTGTGTGGTTCAGTCCTCAGACTGAGCTTATCGACTGATGACTGCTGGTCCCATCCCATAGAGCGTTCTGATGCTGGGCGGGcgacctccttctcctccaagcaccccccccccccccccccccccccccccccccacacacacacacacacacacctgatatCTGATCTGCTCTAACCAAAAGTACAGAAAGCAGATGTATACACCGTACTTGATGTTTGATCTCTCCTTCTTCATCTCAGCCTGTGAGCTGTGTTCTGCACCCAAACCAGGGAGGACTTAGCAGGGTACGGGTGCTCTCTGATGAACCATCTGTCTCCGCTCCCCAGCAGCACTAcgtggttatttatttataagctgagggatgggaggggggagggagtggcagGGGGGGATAGTGACATATCTAGAAATCTCCATATGTTAACACATATCTTAGTTTGTGAGTTTCTTTGcgatggtgtgtgtatgtgtgcgcgtatttatgtatgtgtgtgtgtgtgtgtgtgttggtctgaaaGTGTGAGGGagtttgtacgtgtgtctgaATTTGTTTgcgtgtctatttgtgtgtgtgtgtgtgcgtgtgtgtgtgtgtgtgtgtgtgtgtgtgtgtgtgtgtgtgtgtgtgtgtgtgtgtgtgtgtgtgtgaatgtgtgtgtgtgtgtgtgtttgtgtgttcgagagtgtgtgtgtgtgtgtgtgtgtgtgtgtgtgtgtgtgtgtgaatgtgtatttgtatggaAAAGATGAAAACGACTTAAAAACGTAATTAACCGCATATAAAACATAAGAGAAATAACAGACTACATTAACAGATTCATAAAGATCCACTGAAAGACTCCTTGGCTTACATCCTTTATTGACACTGGCTctccttgacccctgaccccaacccccccaccccccccccccctgagaccCCCTCACCGGGTGTGCCAGTGtcactgcttgtgtgtgtgtgtgtttttgtgtttgtgtgtgtgtttgtgtttgcgtttctctgtgtgtgttttcggtgtgtgtggtgtgtgtgtgtgtgtgtgtgtgtgtgtgtgtgtgtgtgtgtgtgtgtttgtgtgtgtgtgtgtgtgtgtgtgtgtgcgtgtgtgtgtgtgtgcgtgcgcgtgtgtgtgtgtgtgtgtgtgtgtgtgtgcgtgtgtgagccgTAAGAAGTGCGTTGGAGAAGAAAGTGGAAACAACGACAAAGTAGTGCTGGCTGTGGCTGCATACCCAGAGCTCTGTTATCATATATTCATGATGTTTAGACTCATTAGAAATGTTGAAGGATATGTTTGAATGCAGTCAGGCTAAGAACATTGACTCGGTGGTTGCCTAGTTACAGTAAACAACAGAACGACAGAAGCGGACTGGCCAGCCGGCAGCCCACTTCAAGTCACACAATTGGAAGGACAGGAGTGGAACAGTTAGAGATGAGtcaaacacacagccctacGGATAGTCATTGTAACTGTGGTCCGCCCTACTGATGAAAACACTTCATTCAGAGAAGGAACAATGAGAAGGTCCCCCGAGGTTTGTGATCGTCGTCTATTCTTGACGTGTGCGTTTCTCTTGTCAAGCTCCACAGGACTAATCTGAAGCAAACCTTCAGACTCGAATTTGCAGCATCAAATATCATTGGCTGCTCGACtcaacagaaaaaagtggaCTCAACTAATAAGTTGACCTTACTCATTCATAGTCAACCTTCTGGAGCAGAAAGTCACACAATTAATagttttgattacattttagggAAATTGCTGTTGGTAAGATTAAAGGGGGATTATTTTAGTGTTATTTGTTATAGATGCCGTCTCTACAGGTCCTGGGTCAATGTTGACCATCAGGGCATCCCcaatctgattggttcagggaaaaCATCATACCTATGAAGAACAGCAAACTGTAACACTTCTCAACGGCTAGGAAACTTTTACTTTACTGTAAGATCTTGCTCCCTTCTGCTCTCTCTACAACTCCTGAATCTTTCCGATAGCAGCTTTAATAAAGTCAACGTTTTATTATGTCCAGAGGCTCTGACTGTTATAATGTACCGTCAGATGTATTCTATGCCGTTTTATTTTCCTGCGTAagcgctgtgtgtttgtgtgtgtgtgtggttgtgtgtacgtgtgtgtgtttgtgtgtgtgtttgggtgtttgtgtgagtgtttgtgtgtgtgtttgggtgtttgtgtgtgtgtgtgtgtgtgtgtgtgtgcgtgtgtgtgtgtgtgtgtgtgtgtatgattgtgaatgtgtgtttttgcatgtgtgtttgtgtggttgtttgtgtgtttgtgtgtgtttgtgtttgtgtgtgcgtgtgtctgggtatttgtgtgtgtgtgtgtgtgtgtgtgtgtgagatttgtgcgtgtttgtgtgttacacACCATGTGTGTAAGGTGCACCTGCGTCCTGCAGCCTGCTGCTCAGGTTCAGCAGACCCCCTCTGCCCtgcagtgccccccccccagctcactCACAGCTCATAAGCACAAAAAGCACCACTTGCTGCATCCAAAAAACCAGACAGAAAAATGCTTGTGGGTCTTTTGCTCCAGTTCCTCTCGTATCTAGGTCAACACAGAATGACAGCTCCTAACAAAATGAGTGTGTTTCATTGTCAGACATGATCAAGGGCGAGTTATCAGGGGCCTTTTGTCTCTTGAAGGAGCCTACCTTGCTCCCTTGGGAGGACACTGCGGCGAATTTTACAGTAGTTAAATATAATATCCAAACATGGCCGCGTTTCGACAATAACATCAAACACACGGTGTGCAACACACCTTCACAAAATAACCCACCTTACTGTGGACATCGTTACTGGAGTCTAATGAGAATGCAGTGCATCAGAGAAGGTCTGGCTGAGGGGTGCGTGGGGCTGCAGGCCTCCATGTTGAATGAACCATTTTAAAGAACAGGGGGATTgatgtctccttcctcctggacccccccccccccccccccccccccccccccccgctgggccgACCCACACGATGAGTCATGTCCTCGCACGCTGTACCGTGCTCCGCCTGGGCCGGGGGCTGCCGGAGTGGagctcccggggggggggggcggggggcgtcCAGAGCCACGGCACGAGTGTGAAGTACTCCTCATCCGCCTGAATGGAGAGCTGATTTATCGCTGTCTGCACGCCCCGGCTCCTGCGCTCGCAGGGGGGATGGATGGCTGTTGGAGGAGCGTTGCCGATGACCggctccatgtgtgtgtgtggaagtgtgtatgtgtgtgtctaactgtgtacgtttctgtgtgtgtgtgttaatgtttaatgttgtgtgtgatgtgtgtgtgtgtgtgtgtgtgtgtgtgtatgtgtgtgtctaactgtgtacgtttctgtgtgtgtgtgttaatgtttaatgttgtgtgtgatgtgtgtgtgtgtgtgtgtgtgtgtgtgtgtgtgtgtgtgtgtgtgtgtgtgtgtgtgtgtgtgtgtgtgtgtgtatgtgtccaagCTTTACGACTTTATTTGAATAACGTTTTTGAAGCTTGTGTAAGGTCACTGTGTTGTTCTataatttaaatacaaat from the Gadus morhua chromosome 22, gadMor3.0, whole genome shotgun sequence genome contains:
- the LOC115536370 gene encoding uncharacterized protein LOC115536370 codes for the protein MHRLYPSRPNVSQDPSRPNVSLPRFIAHSIQKIKQIMAENVDLTFSFKWSKEHTAQLIKLRGENDELFTGVKHSASVAWGTILEKIGLQGNDCKYPGSGEGVGGKPTAATWPWFVLMDEVLGQRHSTNPPVLIASIPEDTPGPSTAVVDLEVEEKDEEESRSRRKSRKRDREGEMFELIKEDMRLNREAEERRAQESRERMDRFFSILERIADK